A window of the Brachyhypopomus gauderio isolate BG-103 chromosome 14, BGAUD_0.2, whole genome shotgun sequence genome harbors these coding sequences:
- the LOC143475309 gene encoding serine/threonine-protein kinase pim-2-like isoform X2, with product MDRSLSPKAEGKGSKPRKVAQFRQNSVVPGPSRCRDCKATTSRASSNSGTPSPRSRKIKSEGDKEDITVLVPVGCGEKSTHTSWPSEKKKRRKRSAPTEGPVAASRSSAKRGREEEPLRQSRKRTGDAPQDLAPHPMETQARKRKREEECLESFTSRYTLGDLLGTGGCGAVYAGVRDADGKQIAIKIVPRSDKEQFITVPGETRSLPLEVALMEMVCKPPHCEHIVELLEWFECEDCFILILERPIPCMDLFDFLVLHQFQLPEPQARLIMRQVVQAVLHCHDRGVLHRDVKAENLLVNTDTLNVKLIDFGCGDLLTTGPYRLFKGTKLFSPPEWLVDKTYEGRQATIWSLGVLLYILVCGAMPFETVEDIVEADLCFKGIPSRDSVLRTT from the exons ATGGATCGTTCCCTTTCTCCTAAGG CTGAGGGCAAGGGGAGCAAGCCCAGGAAAGTGGCCCAGTTCAGGCAGAACTCTGTGGTGCCTGGACCCTCCAGGTGCAGGGACTGCAAGGCCACTACAAGCAGAGCCTCTTCCAACTCTGGCACACCAAGTCCCAGGAGCAGAAAGATCAAGAGTGAAGGAGACAAAGAGGACATCACAGTTTTGGTGCCCGTTGGATGTGGTGAAAagtccacacacacctcgtGGCCCAGTGAgaaaaagaagaggaggaagcgCTCTGCCCCGACTGAAGGTCCCGTGGCGGCGTCCCGCTCCTCTGCAAagcgagggagagaagaggaacCCCTGAGGCAGAGTAGGAAGAGAACAGGGGATGCTCCTCAAGACTTGGCACCCCACCCCATGGAGACGCaggcgaggaagaggaagagagaggaggagtgccTAG AGAGCTTCACTTCACGCTACACTTTGGGAGATCTCCTGGGCACAGGAGGATGCGGCGCAGTGTATGCAGGAGTCCGCGATGCTGATGGAAAACAG ATCGCCATTAAAATTGTGCCAAGGAGTGACAAAGAGCAGTTCATCACTGTT CCTGGCGAAACTCGCAGTCTCCCCCTAGAGGTGGCTTTAATGGAGATGGTGTGCAAGCCGCCTCATTGTGAGCATATTGTGGAGCTCCTAGAATGGTTTGAGTGCGAGGACTGCTTCATCTTGATTCTGGAGCGACCCATCCCGTGCATGGACCTGTTTGACTTCTTGGTCTTGCACCAATTCCAACTGCCTGAGCCACAGGCACGACTGATCATGCGTCAGGTGGTTCAGGCTGTCCTTCACTGCCATGACCGTGGAGTTCTACATAGAGACGTCAAGGCAGAGAACCTTCTGGTCAACACAGACACCCTTAATGTCAAGTTGATCGACTTTGGTTGTGGTGATCTGCTTACGACCGGACCATACAGGCTCTTTAAAG GCACCAAGTTATTCTCCCCACCTGAATGGCTGGTTGATAAGACGTATGAGGGCCGTCAAGCCACCATCTGGAGTCTGGGTGTGCTCCTCTACATTCTTGTCTGTGGAGCTATGCCCTTTGAGACGGTGGAGGACATTGTTGAGGCAGACCTGTGCTTCAAGGGAATCCCATCCAGAG ATTCAGTTTTGAGGACCACATAA
- the LOC143475309 gene encoding serine/threonine-protein kinase pim-1-like isoform X1 — translation MDRSLSPKAEGKGSKPRKVAQFRQNSVVPGPSRCRDCKATTSRASSNSGTPSPRSRKIKSEGDKEDITVLVPVGCGEKSTHTSWPSEKKKRRKRSAPTEGPVAASRSSAKRGREEEPLRQSRKRTGDAPQDLAPHPMETQARKRKREEECLESFTSRYTLGDLLGTGGCGAVYAGVRDADGKQIAIKIVPRSDKEQFITVPGETRSLPLEVALMEMVCKPPHCEHIVELLEWFECEDCFILILERPIPCMDLFDFLVLHQFQLPEPQARLIMRQVVQAVLHCHDRGVLHRDVKAENLLVNTDTLNVKLIDFGCGDLLTTGPYRLFKGTKLFSPPEWLVDKTYEGRQATIWSLGVLLYILVCGAMPFETVEDIVEADLCFKGIPSRECSHLITWCLQKDPEKRPELEDVLAHEWFLEGLQN, via the exons ATGGATCGTTCCCTTTCTCCTAAGG CTGAGGGCAAGGGGAGCAAGCCCAGGAAAGTGGCCCAGTTCAGGCAGAACTCTGTGGTGCCTGGACCCTCCAGGTGCAGGGACTGCAAGGCCACTACAAGCAGAGCCTCTTCCAACTCTGGCACACCAAGTCCCAGGAGCAGAAAGATCAAGAGTGAAGGAGACAAAGAGGACATCACAGTTTTGGTGCCCGTTGGATGTGGTGAAAagtccacacacacctcgtGGCCCAGTGAgaaaaagaagaggaggaagcgCTCTGCCCCGACTGAAGGTCCCGTGGCGGCGTCCCGCTCCTCTGCAAagcgagggagagaagaggaacCCCTGAGGCAGAGTAGGAAGAGAACAGGGGATGCTCCTCAAGACTTGGCACCCCACCCCATGGAGACGCaggcgaggaagaggaagagagaggaggagtgccTAG AGAGCTTCACTTCACGCTACACTTTGGGAGATCTCCTGGGCACAGGAGGATGCGGCGCAGTGTATGCAGGAGTCCGCGATGCTGATGGAAAACAG ATCGCCATTAAAATTGTGCCAAGGAGTGACAAAGAGCAGTTCATCACTGTT CCTGGCGAAACTCGCAGTCTCCCCCTAGAGGTGGCTTTAATGGAGATGGTGTGCAAGCCGCCTCATTGTGAGCATATTGTGGAGCTCCTAGAATGGTTTGAGTGCGAGGACTGCTTCATCTTGATTCTGGAGCGACCCATCCCGTGCATGGACCTGTTTGACTTCTTGGTCTTGCACCAATTCCAACTGCCTGAGCCACAGGCACGACTGATCATGCGTCAGGTGGTTCAGGCTGTCCTTCACTGCCATGACCGTGGAGTTCTACATAGAGACGTCAAGGCAGAGAACCTTCTGGTCAACACAGACACCCTTAATGTCAAGTTGATCGACTTTGGTTGTGGTGATCTGCTTACGACCGGACCATACAGGCTCTTTAAAG GCACCAAGTTATTCTCCCCACCTGAATGGCTGGTTGATAAGACGTATGAGGGCCGTCAAGCCACCATCTGGAGTCTGGGTGTGCTCCTCTACATTCTTGTCTGTGGAGCTATGCCCTTTGAGACGGTGGAGGACATTGTTGAGGCAGACCTGTGCTTCAAGGGAATCCCATCCAGAG agtgcagCCATCTGATAACATGGTGTCTGCAAAAGGACCCTGAAAAACGTCCTGAGCTCGAGGATGTTCTTGCACATGAGTGGTTTTTAGAAGGACTTCAGAACTAA